The stretch of DNA GGTGACAGTCTGTGCGGTAGTATCCGGCTTCATGAAGGGGCCCTTGTTGAGGGGAAACGCGTGTCGCAACACGTTTCTACCGCAACTGGGGCCTTCTTCAATTCAGGAACGCGACTTCTTCATGAATTATTCGGGCTAAGCGTTCTGCGCGTAGATATCCATGATCTCATGCAGGAGATCGATGGCTTCGGTCTTTTCGCGTTGGAAGGAGTTCCGGCCGATGATCGAGCCGAAGCCGCCACCCTCGGCGATGCCGCGGATCTCTTCGAGCACACCGTCGCGGCCCTTCGCCGCGCCGCCGGAGAAGATCACCAGGCGGCGGCCGTTGAAGGCACTCTGGATGACGTGACGGACGCGGTCGGCGAGCGTGCCGATCGGAACGCCCTCGGCCTCGTAGACCTTCCGGGCAGCGTCCTGCTCGATGTTCTCGCTCGGCGGCTTCACCTTGATGACGTGGGCGCCGAGCTGGGCGGCGATCTGTGCGGCGTAGGCCGCCACGTCGATCGCAGTCTCACCCTCCTTGGAGATGCCCGAGCCGCGCGGGTAGGACCACACCACCGAGGCCAGACCCTTGCTCTTGGCCTCCTGGGTGAGCTCGCGGATCTGCTGGTACATCTCGTTGCGATGGGCAGACGCGGGGTAGATCGTGAAGCCGATCGCGACGCAACCGAGGCGCAGGGCCTCGTCCACGCTGCCGGTCACCGCCGGACACGGATCGGCACCGCCGTAGAGCGAATCCGAGTTGTTCAGCTTCAGGATCAGCGGAATCTGGCCTGCGAATTCAGCGGCACCGGCCTCGAGAAAGCCCAGTGGCGCGGCGTAGGCGTTGCAGCCGGCATCGATGCCCAGTTCGAAGTGGTAGCGGGGATCGTAGCCAGCGGAGTTCTTGGCGAAGCTCCGGGCCGGCCCATGCTCGAAGCCCTGGTCGACGGGCAGGATCACGACCTTGCCCGTTCCGCCGAGACGACCGTGATTCAGGATGCGAGCCAGGTTCGTGAGCGTTCCCGGGTTGTCGCTTCCATACCAAGAGAGGATTTCGTTGACGCGCTTGCTCATGGCCCTTGGGACCTCCGCATGAAAAGGGGATAGCGTCCACACCCCGCGGGGGCGGGAAACTGGAGGCGTGATGGATAGCAGACCCGAATAGCCCAGGTCGAGCCATACCGTATGTACCCCTGGCCCGAAGCAAGGTGACGCCAGGGCCTCAGCTCTCTAGCCTCCCGGCCCATCCAAAGGAGACGTACGACATGGCAGTTGCCTCCCTTCGTTTGCTCGTGATATCCGCAGCTCTCGTCTGGGCTTCCGCATGCCAGGTCGGAAACGTTCCACCAACAAAGGGGAATTCCGTGGTCATCCTGACGACGTCCAAAGGGACGATCGAAATCGAGCTCGACGCCGAGAATGCGCCGATCAGCAGCGAGAACTTCCTGGCCTACGTCGATTCGGGCCATTTCGACGGCACGATCTTTCATCGCGTGATTCCGGGCTTCATGGTCCAGGGCGGCGGATTCACCGCGGACATGAACCAGAAGAGCACCCTGGCGCCGATCGAGAACGAGGCCACGAACGGCCTCAAGAACGAGCGCGGAACGCTCTCGATGGCGCGCACCAGCGATGTGAACAGCGCGACCGCGCAATTCTTCATCAACGTCGCGGACAACAAATTCCTCGATCACACCAGCCCGGATCCGCGGGGCTATGGCTATGCGGTCTTCGCCAAGGTCACCTCGGGAATGGACGTCGTCGATGCCATCGTTGCGGTACCGACGGGGAACCACGGCGGCCACGGCGATGTGCCCAACGAGGCCATCACGATCGAATCAGCCAAGCGGAAGTAGCCCGGGGCGGCTGGCGGAGAAGCGTTCTACGCCGGCCGCCCGATCCGACGCGCCAGGTGGCGGACGGCGACGGCTGCCTCTTCCGGTGCCACCGCCGTGTAGCAGAGACGAATCCAATCCGCGTAGTCGCTGCCCGAAGAAGCCCCGGGCGAGAGAACGACGCCGTCTTCGAGACAATCCTCGAGGAAACCCAGCATCCCGCGTTCGTCCAACAGCGGGCGCACATCGACGAACAAGAAGCAGGAACCCTCCGGCGCAGGCAGGCCGAGTACCGCGGCCGCGTCTTCGCCGGCCTTGCGATACAGTTCGCGGGCGTTCGCAACCCAGGCCCCACCACCCTCCAATGCCCGGAGTGCTGCGCGCTGGCCCGCCTGCGGCGCATGATAGGCCGAGTGCACACTCACCTTGTGCGCTTCGGCGATCGCGGCCGCCGGCCCGGCGAGATAGCCCACCCGGTTTCCTGCCATCCCGTAGGTCTTCGAGAACGAATGGACGGCGATCGTCCGCTCGGGCGCAAGGCTCGCCAAGGAAACGTGGGACCCGCCGTAGACGTAGTCCGCATAGACTTCATCCGAGAGCAGCCAGAGATCGTGGCGACGTGCCAGTGCCGCAAAGGCCTCCAACCAATCCGCGGGAAGAACGCGGCCGGTGGGATTCGAAGGCGTACACACGTACAGCGCGACGCTGCGATCGGTGATTCGCGATTCGACGGCCGCGACCGCGTCCTCCAGCGTATGAACCCGGTCGTAGAACGGAACCTCCACCGGAACGCCGCGCTGGGATTGCACGATGCCGCGGATCAGTGGCCAGAAGGGAGCGAGGATCAGCACCTCTTCGCCGGGG from bacterium encodes:
- a CDS encoding pyridoxal phosphate-dependent aminotransferase — translated: MPRPGSPSPAARAVAAMPSSVYSPLAARVREHQGPVYPLNVGDTWMEPFEGGRMEDLHTADLPGLHRYCETGGIPPLVDALVESLRERTGLAWERDQVLVTAGATSGLACTVSALVDPGEEVLILAPFWPLIRGIVQSQRGVPVEVPFYDRVHTLEDAVAAVESRITDRSVALYVCTPSNPTGRVLPADWLEAFAALARRHDLWLLSDEVYADYVYGGSHVSLASLAPERTIAVHSFSKTYGMAGNRVGYLAGPAAAIAEAHKVSVHSAYHAPQAGQRAALRALEGGGAWVANARELYRKAGEDAAAVLGLPAPEGSCFLFVDVRPLLDERGMLGFLEDCLEDGVVLSPGASSGSDYADWIRLCYTAVAPEEAAVAVRHLARRIGRPA
- a CDS encoding class I fructose-bisphosphate aldolase, which translates into the protein MSKRVNEILSWYGSDNPGTLTNLARILNHGRLGGTGKVVILPVDQGFEHGPARSFAKNSAGYDPRYHFELGIDAGCNAYAAPLGFLEAGAAEFAGQIPLILKLNNSDSLYGGADPCPAVTGSVDEALRLGCVAIGFTIYPASAHRNEMYQQIRELTQEAKSKGLASVVWSYPRGSGISKEGETAIDVAAYAAQIAAQLGAHVIKVKPPSENIEQDAARKVYEAEGVPIGTLADRVRHVIQSAFNGRRLVIFSGGAAKGRDGVLEEIRGIAEGGGFGSIIGRNSFQREKTEAIDLLHEIMDIYAQNA
- a CDS encoding peptidyl-prolyl cis-trans isomerase, translating into MAVASLRLLVISAALVWASACQVGNVPPTKGNSVVILTTSKGTIEIELDAENAPISSENFLAYVDSGHFDGTIFHRVIPGFMVQGGGFTADMNQKSTLAPIENEATNGLKNERGTLSMARTSDVNSATAQFFINVADNKFLDHTSPDPRGYGYAVFAKVTSGMDVVDAIVAVPTGNHGGHGDVPNEAITIESAKRK